The following proteins are co-located in the Silene latifolia isolate original U9 population chromosome 1, ASM4854445v1, whole genome shotgun sequence genome:
- the LOC141650423 gene encoding uncharacterized protein LOC141650423 — MDPIKYLFEKPVLNGRMSRWTLMLSEFDLKYVPLKARKGKVVADFLADNPVEETDIVDTWSFPDEDIVHVEDDVWDLYFDGASNNMGCGIGVLIISPRGEHVPVSIKLDFAVTNNAAEYEACLLGLHSANKLGVMKLTVHGDSSLVINQVTRSWKIKSSILAPYRAKIEELEKLF, encoded by the coding sequence ATGGACCCCatcaagtacttgtttgaaaAGCCGGTGCTAAACGGCAGAATGTCAAGATGGACCCTAATGCtatcagaattcgatctcaaatatgtgccGCTGAAAGCGAGAAAAGGAAAGGTCGTTGCCGATTTCCTGGCCGATAATCCAGTCGAAGAAACTGACATTGTTGACACTTGGTCATTCCCAGATGAGGATATTGTCCATGTCGAAGATGATGTATGGGATCTATATTTCGATGGGGCTTCGAATAACATGGGATGCGGAATAGGTGTCCTTATCATTTCACCGAGAGGAGAGCACGTACCAGTTTCGATCAaattggacttcgccgtcacaaaTAACGCCgcggaatacgaagcatgcctacttGGTTTGCACAGCGCTAACAAGTTAGGAGTCATGAAGTTGACAGTACACGGGGATTCCTCCTTGGTCATTAATCAAGTGACGAGGTCATGGAAGATCAAAAGTAGCATCCTGGCACCCTACCGGGCTAAGATAGAAGAGCTAGAAAAACTCTTCTAA